In Rheinheimera sp. MM224, one DNA window encodes the following:
- the sstT gene encoding serine/threonine transporter SstT produces MTSTVSRPWQKLLQLGLVPQIIIGILLGVLVAVVSPELAKNLSLLGTLFVKALKAIAPLLVFVLVASAIANKQASESGSIKPVLVLYLFGTFLAAVVAVLLSFMFPTTLVLTAVPEAIAAPEGISEVLKALLLQVVDNPINALITGNYIGVLAWAVGLGLALQHASKSTKLVFSDLSHGVSSLVRFIIRLAPFGILGLVADTIATTGFAALASYGQLIAVLLGAMAIIAFVVNPLLVFAKTGSNPYPLVFTCLRESGVTAFFTRSSAANIPVNLQLCEKLKLNEEIYGVSIPLGATINMAGAAITITVLTLATVNTLGIEVDFASAILLSIIATVSACGASGVAGGSLLLIPLACSLFGIPNEVAMQVVATGFIIGVIQDSAETALNSSTDVVFTAAVCQSQNPQS; encoded by the coding sequence ATGACATCCACTGTATCCCGTCCATGGCAAAAACTTCTGCAACTGGGGTTAGTGCCACAAATTATTATTGGTATTTTATTAGGTGTGCTGGTGGCGGTGGTATCGCCTGAACTGGCAAAAAACTTATCCTTGTTGGGTACCTTATTTGTAAAAGCTTTAAAAGCCATAGCGCCTTTATTGGTGTTTGTGTTGGTCGCTTCAGCTATTGCCAATAAACAAGCGTCTGAAAGTGGCAGTATTAAGCCTGTGTTAGTGCTGTATCTGTTTGGCACCTTTTTAGCTGCGGTGGTCGCAGTACTACTGAGCTTTATGTTTCCTACCACGCTCGTGTTGACTGCTGTGCCAGAAGCTATCGCTGCGCCTGAAGGTATCAGTGAAGTATTAAAAGCTTTATTGCTTCAAGTGGTGGATAACCCTATCAATGCCTTGATTACCGGCAACTATATAGGCGTTTTAGCCTGGGCTGTGGGTTTAGGTCTGGCGTTGCAACATGCCAGTAAAAGTACCAAATTAGTCTTTTCTGACCTGTCACATGGCGTATCCTCTTTAGTACGTTTTATTATCCGTTTGGCGCCTTTTGGTATTTTGGGTCTAGTCGCTGATACCATAGCCACTACAGGTTTTGCTGCTTTAGCCAGTTATGGCCAACTGATTGCTGTGCTGTTAGGTGCTATGGCGATTATCGCTTTTGTGGTGAACCCGCTGCTGGTGTTTGCTAAAACAGGCTCTAACCCTTATCCGCTGGTCTTTACCTGTTTGCGTGAAAGTGGTGTCACTGCGTTTTTTACCCGCAGTTCAGCCGCCAATATTCCGGTCAATTTGCAGCTCTGTGAAAAGCTGAAATTAAACGAAGAAATCTACGGCGTATCTATTCCGTTGGGCGCGACCATCAATATGGCTGGTGCTGCTATTACCATCACAGTGCTGACGCTGGCGACAGTTAATACGCTGGGTATAGAAGTTGATTTTGCCAGTGCTATTTTACTGAGCATTATTGCGACTGTATCGGCTTGTGGCGCTTCTGGTGTGGCTGGTGGTTCTTTGTTGCTCATTCCACTGGCTTGTAGCTTATTTGGTATTCCGAACGAAGTGGCAATGCAGGTGGTGGCGACTGGTTTTATTATTGGTGTGATTCAGGATAGCGCTGAAACTGCTCTGAATAGTTCGACTGATGTGGTCTTTACTGCAGCAGTGTGCCAAAGCCAGAATCCACAAAGCTGA
- a CDS encoding transglutaminase domain-containing protein, with translation MSLAKIILLLSVIAIQSCTTKQPSPQLIQLPATSASLFRQAASLPQLEQLFYLNDEQQQDFLDYFHSQEQATYTAEYRLYNYLQNKLMYFTYEGANYSAQLALQQRRGNCMTLALVTSALAKLANIEVGYKVIYQEPLIDYKNNIFISSNHIRTYLYKATPKQEKGNLLLQRGALIIDYFPDNTHLTGQDIQVARFHAMLYSNLAADALLQGDSDKAFFLSQKALEQDPTYNPAVNMTALMYHRKNAYAEATQWFDYGMKLKDNRITLLTNYRDLAIKMDNQQLLEKINQQLLTNEDDNPYAWLALAIDAERNQQFSHAKRYYEKLLEKAPYLHNANLALIGLYLKEKNFKSAQRLVEQAMDYAYEPERREFYNTKLTALKQHRKSLEKND, from the coding sequence ATGTCACTCGCTAAAATTATTCTGCTTTTGTCTGTCATTGCAATACAAAGCTGTACAACAAAACAGCCCTCCCCGCAGCTTATACAGCTCCCGGCTACATCAGCCAGTCTGTTCCGGCAAGCTGCCAGTCTGCCACAATTGGAGCAACTGTTTTACCTGAACGACGAGCAGCAACAGGATTTTTTAGATTATTTTCATAGCCAGGAGCAAGCCACTTATACGGCTGAATACCGACTTTACAATTATCTGCAAAATAAGCTGATGTATTTTACCTACGAGGGTGCCAATTACAGCGCACAGCTTGCCTTGCAACAACGCAGGGGCAACTGCATGACTTTGGCTTTAGTTACTTCGGCGCTGGCAAAACTGGCCAATATTGAAGTGGGCTACAAAGTGATTTATCAGGAACCTTTGATTGATTACAAAAATAACATTTTCATCAGTTCAAACCACATCCGTACTTATCTTTACAAGGCAACGCCGAAGCAGGAAAAAGGCAATCTGTTGCTACAAAGAGGCGCACTGATTATCGACTACTTCCCGGATAACACTCATTTAACAGGGCAGGACATTCAGGTTGCCCGCTTTCACGCCATGCTGTACAGCAACCTCGCCGCAGATGCCTTGCTGCAAGGCGATAGCGATAAGGCGTTCTTTTTAAGTCAAAAAGCCTTAGAGCAGGACCCAACCTATAATCCAGCGGTGAATATGACGGCATTGATGTATCACCGGAAAAATGCCTACGCAGAAGCAACTCAATGGTTTGATTATGGAATGAAGCTCAAAGACAACCGTATCACTCTGCTGACCAATTACCGTGATCTGGCGATAAAAATGGATAACCAACAACTGCTGGAAAAAATCAATCAACAACTGCTGACCAATGAGGACGATAATCCATACGCATGGTTAGCTTTAGCCATAGATGCTGAACGTAATCAACAATTCAGCCATGCCAAACGCTATTACGAAAAACTACTGGAAAAAGCACCTTACCTGCATAACGCTAACCTGGCGTTAATAGGTTTGTACCTGAAGGAAAAAAACTTCAAATCAGCTCAACGCCTGGTGGAACAAGCCATGGATTATGCCTATGAACCAGAGCGTAGGGAGTTTTATAACACTAAGCTGACAGCCTTGAAGCAACATAGGAAAAGCCTCGAAAAAAATGATTAA
- a CDS encoding diguanylate cyclase — MTHEVIGLRFWSGVIFLLLMQCSVQATETLTSRLLELEELAVDQFAKADPEFQQLLNTLSEPEQLLRVQQSYCWVMAVQEPARGLQLAEEYKKQQQDLVWQLRFLLCEGYAKEQQDKTAEAMLDYQRVLSYKEAETDPELHAKALVLRGEQYALNAAYADALVDLQKAYQLELSNGTKGRQNYVANALANLYSDAAVGDYDQAITLYQKSLEHWQSSGNLQGQATALFNLGGTYESAGQLELSLNYLNQALAIDQQRGDLDEIAYDKRSVARVLTKSGQADKALVLLNEAIAHYQSSSDAQMLAYCQLSRAISYRTLKLYPEARQDFESAMSYFGQKPDLRFEALLYKEYAVLLAEMQQWQDAFVMQQKQQQKDAEIQQQLLDQRTSRLKIQLQTEQIQREKTELEVKNAAQRQALTDGEKLRFWQYLALLCALLMILAMLFLFSRQRALSAQLKDMALTDELTHLPNRRHTLALAQQLWHQQQPFCVLAIDIDFFKRINDQYGHAAGDLVLQKVAYCLRQELRPVDKLGRVGGEEFLVLLPGTELNSAKAIAQRLCNAVAALEWPQLENSYQVTISLGGAQLGQHKDFMQLWCSADEALYKAKQNGRNRTELAD, encoded by the coding sequence ATGACGCATGAGGTCATAGGCTTGAGATTTTGGTCTGGTGTAATTTTTCTGCTGCTGATGCAGTGCTCAGTTCAGGCAACTGAGACTTTGACATCCCGTTTGCTTGAGTTGGAGGAATTAGCTGTTGATCAGTTTGCAAAAGCCGATCCTGAATTTCAGCAATTGCTCAATACTCTGTCTGAACCAGAGCAACTATTGCGGGTACAGCAAAGTTACTGTTGGGTGATGGCCGTGCAGGAGCCTGCGCGGGGTTTACAACTGGCCGAAGAGTATAAAAAACAGCAGCAGGATTTAGTGTGGCAATTGCGGTTTTTATTGTGTGAAGGTTATGCCAAAGAGCAGCAGGATAAAACGGCTGAAGCCATGCTGGATTATCAGCGGGTGCTCTCTTACAAAGAGGCTGAGACTGATCCTGAATTACATGCCAAAGCTTTGGTGTTGCGTGGTGAACAATATGCCCTGAATGCCGCTTATGCTGATGCTCTGGTCGATTTGCAAAAGGCTTATCAACTGGAGCTGTCGAATGGCACAAAAGGGCGACAAAATTATGTGGCCAATGCACTAGCTAATTTGTATTCCGATGCAGCAGTAGGGGATTATGACCAAGCCATCACACTGTATCAAAAATCGCTGGAACACTGGCAAAGTAGTGGTAACTTGCAAGGGCAGGCCACTGCTTTGTTCAATTTAGGCGGAACTTACGAAAGCGCTGGTCAACTGGAATTGTCACTGAACTATTTAAATCAGGCGCTGGCTATTGATCAACAGCGGGGTGATTTAGATGAGATTGCGTACGATAAACGATCGGTTGCCCGGGTACTGACCAAGTCAGGGCAGGCAGACAAAGCTCTGGTGCTGCTGAACGAAGCTATAGCTCATTACCAATCCAGCTCTGATGCGCAAATGCTGGCTTATTGTCAGCTCAGCCGCGCTATCAGTTACAGGACCTTGAAACTGTATCCAGAGGCTCGCCAGGATTTTGAGTCGGCTATGAGCTATTTTGGGCAAAAGCCAGATCTGCGTTTTGAAGCCTTGTTGTACAAAGAATATGCTGTGTTGCTGGCGGAAATGCAGCAATGGCAGGACGCTTTTGTTATGCAGCAAAAGCAACAACAAAAAGATGCTGAAATTCAGCAACAACTGCTCGATCAGCGCACCTCCCGTTTAAAAATCCAGTTACAAACTGAGCAAATCCAACGCGAAAAAACTGAACTGGAAGTAAAAAATGCAGCTCAAAGGCAAGCGTTAACAGACGGAGAGAAGCTCAGGTTTTGGCAATATCTGGCTTTGTTATGCGCTTTGTTAATGATTTTGGCTATGTTGTTTTTATTTAGCCGGCAAAGGGCTTTGTCTGCGCAACTAAAAGATATGGCGTTAACTGATGAATTAACTCATCTGCCCAACAGGCGTCACACCCTGGCTTTAGCGCAACAGCTATGGCATCAACAGCAGCCTTTTTGTGTGTTGGCTATAGATATTGATTTTTTTAAGCGGATTAATGATCAGTATGGCCATGCTGCAGGCGATTTGGTTTTGCAAAAGGTCGCTTATTGCCTGCGACAAGAATTGCGTCCAGTGGACAAGCTTGGGCGGGTTGGTGGGGAGGAATTTTTAGTCCTGTTGCCCGGTACTGAGCTCAATAGTGCTAAGGCTATAGCGCAACGTTTGTGTAATGCAGTGGCCGCATTAGAGTGGCCGCAACTGGAAAATTCCTATCAGGTCACTATTAGCCTTGGGGGCGCTCAGCTCGGTCAACACAAAGACTTTATGCAACTGTGGTGTTCTGCTGATGAGGCTTTGTATAAAGCAAAACAAAATGGCCGTAACAGAACAGAACTGGCCGACTAA
- a CDS encoding DUF4377 domain-containing protein, giving the protein MLNKLLTSLVLLTLVGCSDSSDSPVTVQRPNESGVYPPVFVEAPTDRLILWVAAEKRECMAVGPTECLQIRHHPEEDWQLFYGDIVGFDYQPGQLYQIEVSEVMIPDPPADAPDRQWILRQIISTDSE; this is encoded by the coding sequence ATGTTGAATAAACTACTGACCAGCCTGGTACTTTTAACTCTGGTGGGCTGCTCAGACTCTTCTGACTCTCCTGTTACCGTACAGCGGCCTAATGAATCGGGCGTCTATCCTCCTGTTTTTGTCGAAGCTCCAACTGACAGGCTCATTTTATGGGTTGCAGCCGAAAAACGTGAGTGTATGGCGGTCGGGCCTACTGAATGTCTGCAAATTCGCCATCACCCTGAAGAGGACTGGCAACTGTTTTATGGTGATATTGTCGGTTTTGATTACCAGCCAGGTCAGCTTTATCAAATCGAAGTCAGCGAAGTGATGATCCCTGATCCGCCTGCTGATGCACCCGACCGGCAATGGATATTGCGGCAGATTATAAGCACCGACAGCGAATAA
- a CDS encoding EAL domain-containing protein — MGWLGRYLRLRTQDLDKADSAFWQQSVLRIIMLSGLCLVSVIVFHSSWQAWQLGAYQVIALTSLFYVALVSALLLSKKHTKKSAAALLAIVVLAGLCILLFNDDFEMGKLGIIFIYTLPMISLMFFGFRIALAFMVLNFIPFIYLLQNQAPGNLFGLSITLPGSHSYLHGLLFLFFNLCIPLAAARVFSTLKRSAGQLSELNQNLAQSHDYYEELFEHNGSATVLVTASGDIIKCNSLASQVLGLEPGQQANLLSLLSFVQDGQLQGHWLKGKVECNLKSRPESSLVLKHVMLTRSGHHVVSLQEISALRQLQQQLKQSQKVQDSWLHYDSLTCLPNLAGFTELANYKQEQLALHEFALVAIIRLRHVKTLNQQYGYEFGSQLLQHFSKVAKAALPSDAVLARVRGVKFALWLKGDLNVLDPKQLAQAIASQLPVELTVGPYTARMSYQFGVSFTELRDNHNAQQLIEQCELALELSDPNQVVGFYDQQQAQQLEHDYQLLNSFRDAIRQKHLELWLQPKVDPQGKIQSFEALSRWFIDGQAIAPDCFVLMAERHGLMTMFSRLVLQQSVSILQSWQQQGLLYPIAINLGGPELLDDSFFAELMSLSADHPWLTRYLQLEITETNIAVQQPLLHKRLKALNQYGFSISIDDFGTGHSSLSQLVDCPADTIKIDRRFVSCIPQDSRTVRILHTTIQLAKALNLNIVAEGVENDIQRRFLQSLGCQLMQGYLFGRPAPALYWENLLSPKLAGLELSSKQA; from the coding sequence GTGGGGTGGTTGGGTCGTTATTTGCGGCTGAGGACTCAGGATTTAGATAAAGCTGATAGTGCGTTTTGGCAACAAAGTGTGCTGCGCATTATCATGTTGTCTGGTCTCTGCCTGGTGTCTGTTATCGTGTTCCACAGTTCGTGGCAAGCGTGGCAACTGGGGGCTTACCAGGTTATTGCTCTCACTTCGTTGTTTTATGTTGCCTTAGTTTCCGCTCTGCTTCTCTCCAAAAAACATACCAAAAAAAGTGCTGCTGCCTTGCTGGCGATTGTCGTTTTAGCTGGTCTTTGCATTTTGTTGTTTAACGATGATTTTGAAATGGGCAAGCTGGGTATCATTTTTATCTACACCTTGCCAATGATCAGCCTGATGTTTTTTGGTTTCAGAATAGCGTTAGCTTTTATGGTTCTGAATTTCATTCCTTTTATTTATCTGCTTCAAAATCAGGCTCCGGGTAATTTGTTTGGTTTATCTATTACTTTGCCTGGCAGCCACAGTTATTTGCATGGTTTGTTATTTCTGTTTTTTAATTTGTGTATACCACTGGCTGCAGCCCGCGTGTTCAGCACCTTAAAACGCAGCGCAGGCCAGCTTTCTGAGTTGAATCAAAATCTGGCTCAAAGCCATGATTATTACGAAGAGTTATTTGAGCATAATGGTTCAGCTACTGTGTTGGTGACAGCCTCTGGTGACATTATCAAATGCAATAGTCTGGCGTCGCAGGTGCTTGGGCTTGAGCCTGGGCAACAAGCTAATTTATTGTCCTTACTCAGTTTTGTTCAGGATGGGCAATTGCAAGGGCATTGGTTGAAAGGCAAAGTGGAATGCAACTTAAAAAGTCGCCCTGAATCCAGTTTGGTATTAAAACATGTGATGCTGACCCGCTCCGGGCATCATGTGGTCAGCTTGCAGGAAATCAGCGCTTTACGGCAATTGCAACAACAGCTGAAACAAAGCCAGAAAGTACAGGATAGCTGGTTGCATTATGACAGCTTAACCTGTTTGCCGAATCTGGCCGGTTTTACTGAGTTGGCCAATTACAAACAAGAACAGTTAGCTCTGCATGAGTTTGCGCTGGTGGCTATTATCCGGCTGCGGCATGTCAAAACACTGAATCAACAATATGGTTATGAGTTTGGTAGCCAGTTATTACAACATTTCTCCAAAGTGGCTAAGGCGGCTTTGCCCTCAGATGCAGTGCTAGCCAGGGTACGGGGTGTTAAATTTGCACTGTGGTTAAAAGGCGATTTAAACGTGCTGGACCCGAAACAGCTGGCGCAGGCTATTGCCAGCCAATTGCCGGTTGAACTGACTGTCGGGCCTTATACTGCTCGTATGAGTTATCAGTTTGGCGTCAGCTTCACTGAACTGCGGGACAATCACAATGCACAACAACTGATTGAACAATGTGAGCTGGCGCTGGAGTTATCTGACCCAAATCAGGTGGTCGGTTTTTATGATCAGCAGCAGGCTCAGCAACTGGAGCACGATTATCAGCTGTTAAATTCCTTTCGTGATGCGATACGGCAAAAACATCTGGAGTTGTGGCTACAACCTAAGGTCGACCCACAAGGTAAAATTCAAAGCTTTGAAGCCTTAAGTCGCTGGTTTATTGATGGGCAGGCGATAGCACCCGATTGTTTTGTATTAATGGCAGAACGTCATGGCTTAATGACGATGTTTTCGCGTTTAGTGTTGCAGCAAAGCGTCAGTATTTTACAAAGCTGGCAGCAGCAAGGTTTGTTATATCCCATAGCGATCAACCTCGGCGGTCCTGAGCTGTTGGATGACAGTTTTTTTGCTGAACTGATGAGCTTAAGTGCTGATCACCCCTGGCTTACCCGTTACCTGCAACTGGAAATCACCGAAACCAATATTGCAGTGCAGCAACCTTTATTGCATAAGCGTTTAAAGGCGTTGAACCAGTATGGTTTTAGCATTTCTATCGATGATTTTGGTACAGGCCATTCGTCGTTAAGTCAGTTGGTCGATTGCCCGGCTGACACCATCAAAATAGACAGGCGTTTTGTCAGCTGTATCCCACAAGACAGTCGCACAGTCCGTATTTTACATACCACTATTCAACTGGCTAAAGCCTTAAATTTGAATATAGTGGCCGAAGGGGTGGAAAACGATATTCAGCGCCGCTTCCTGCAAAGCCTGGGTTGCCAGCTGATGCAAGGTTATTTATTTGGCCGCCCGGCTCCTGCTTTGTATTGGGAGAATTTATTGTCGCCCAAGTTAGCCGGATTAGAATTAAGCTCGAAGCAGGCATAA
- a CDS encoding phosphoadenylyl-sulfate reductase — MSQYKQLLQLDTEQQQQLLAEANQLLLPLTPAERVQWALQHLPDQQILSSSFGIQSAVMLHLVTTERPDIPVLLTDTGYLFPETYQFIDELKERLQLNLKVYRAHLSPAWQEARFGKLWENEAGIKQYNHMNKVEPLQRALKELNVGTWFSGLRRSQSSTRADKDIIEISRGTVKVQPIIEWSNKDVFYYLKQHDLPYHPLWEQGYVSVGDVHSTRKLELGMTEEDTRFNGFGRECGIHLDGDGI, encoded by the coding sequence ATGAGTCAGTATAAACAGCTGCTACAGCTGGACACAGAACAACAGCAACAACTGCTGGCTGAAGCCAACCAGCTGCTGCTGCCTTTAACTCCGGCAGAACGGGTGCAATGGGCTTTGCAACATTTGCCGGATCAGCAGATTTTAAGTTCCAGCTTTGGCATTCAGTCTGCCGTGATGCTGCATCTGGTGACCACTGAGCGGCCTGATATTCCGGTGTTACTCACCGACACTGGCTATCTGTTTCCTGAAACTTATCAGTTTATTGATGAGCTGAAAGAGCGATTGCAGCTGAACCTGAAAGTCTATCGTGCTCACTTAAGCCCGGCCTGGCAGGAGGCCCGTTTTGGTAAGTTATGGGAAAACGAAGCTGGTATTAAGCAATACAACCATATGAATAAAGTGGAGCCTTTGCAGCGCGCTTTAAAAGAGTTGAATGTAGGCACCTGGTTCAGTGGTTTACGTCGCAGCCAGTCCAGCACCCGTGCTGACAAAGATATAATCGAAATCAGCCGTGGCACTGTCAAAGTGCAGCCTATTATCGAATGGTCAAATAAAGACGTGTTTTATTATTTAAAACAACACGATTTACCTTACCACCCGCTGTGGGAGCAAGGTTATGTTTCTGTTGGCGATGTGCACTCTACCCGAAAACTTGAACTGGGTATGACAGAAGAAGACACTCGTTTTAACGGCTTTGGTCGTGAGTGTGGTATCCATCTGGATGGAGACGGTATTTAG
- the cysI gene encoding assimilatory sulfite reductase (NADPH) hemoprotein subunit, with the protein MTKSINPDLQVQGQLSDNERLKKDSHLLRGTITKDLKDEITGGFNGDNFMLIRFHGMYQQDDRDIRPERAEQKLEPLHNVMLRARMPGGIIKPEQWLAIDEFAADNTIYGSIRLTTRQTFQFHGVLKPKIKGMHQMLNSIGIDSIATAGDVNRNVLCTSNPVESVLHQQAYQWAAKISEHLLPKTKAYAEIWLDEQKVETTEVEPILGEAYLPRKFKTTVVIPPQNDVDVHANDLNFVAIAENGQLVGFNVLVGGGLAMTHGDKGTYPRKAEDFGFIGLEHVLAVAEHVVTVQRDYGDRVNRKNAKTKYTIDRIGVDVFKTEVEKRVGVKFQPSRAYEFTGRGDRFGWVEGIDGKHHLTVFIENGRILDYPGKTLKTGVAEIARIHKGDFRMTANQNLIIAGVAVEDKARIEALARQHGLINDSVTEQRKNSMACVSLPTCPLAMAEAERYLPTLVTYVEELLTKHGVPDDHIILRVVGCPNGCGRAMLAEAGLVGRGPGKYNLYLGGNTQGTRIPKLYLDNVAEAEILQALDGLIGRWVLERSSGECFGDFVVRVGVVAEVKVSKTDFHA; encoded by the coding sequence ATGACTAAGTCAATTAACCCGGATTTGCAGGTACAAGGTCAGCTATCTGATAACGAACGGCTGAAAAAAGACAGCCATTTATTACGTGGCACTATCACTAAAGATTTAAAAGACGAGATCACCGGTGGTTTCAACGGCGACAACTTTATGTTGATCCGCTTCCACGGTATGTATCAGCAAGATGACCGCGATATCCGCCCTGAACGCGCTGAACAAAAGCTGGAACCTCTGCATAACGTCATGTTACGTGCCCGTATGCCGGGCGGTATCATCAAACCAGAACAATGGCTGGCGATTGACGAGTTTGCGGCGGATAACACCATCTATGGCAGTATTCGTTTAACCACCCGTCAGACCTTTCAGTTCCACGGTGTATTAAAGCCAAAGATCAAAGGCATGCACCAGATGCTGAACAGCATAGGTATCGACTCTATAGCGACAGCTGGTGATGTAAACCGCAATGTGTTGTGTACCTCTAATCCGGTCGAGTCGGTATTGCATCAACAGGCTTATCAGTGGGCGGCGAAAATTTCTGAGCATTTATTGCCAAAAACCAAAGCCTACGCAGAAATCTGGCTGGATGAGCAGAAAGTAGAGACCACAGAAGTTGAACCTATTCTGGGTGAAGCCTACTTGCCACGGAAGTTTAAAACCACAGTGGTGATCCCGCCGCAAAACGACGTGGACGTGCATGCAAACGACTTAAACTTTGTCGCTATTGCCGAAAACGGTCAGTTGGTGGGTTTTAACGTGCTGGTGGGTGGTGGCTTGGCCATGACTCACGGCGATAAAGGCACTTACCCACGTAAAGCCGAAGACTTTGGTTTTATTGGTCTGGAGCATGTGTTGGCTGTCGCTGAGCATGTGGTGACAGTGCAGCGTGATTATGGCGACAGGGTCAACCGTAAAAATGCCAAAACCAAATACACCATAGACCGAATCGGTGTGGATGTATTTAAAACCGAAGTGGAAAAACGTGTTGGCGTGAAGTTCCAGCCAAGCCGTGCTTATGAATTTACCGGCCGTGGCGATCGTTTTGGCTGGGTAGAAGGCATAGACGGTAAACATCACTTAACTGTCTTTATCGAAAACGGCCGTATTCTGGATTATCCGGGCAAAACCTTAAAAACAGGTGTGGCTGAAATTGCCCGAATTCATAAAGGCGATTTTCGCATGACAGCGAATCAGAATCTGATTATCGCTGGCGTCGCGGTTGAAGATAAAGCCCGTATTGAAGCTTTGGCCCGTCAGCATGGCCTGATTAACGACAGCGTGACAGAGCAGCGCAAAAACTCTATGGCTTGTGTGTCCTTACCTACTTGTCCACTGGCGATGGCGGAAGCTGAACGTTATTTACCAACCTTAGTCACTTATGTTGAAGAGTTGCTGACCAAACATGGTGTGCCTGATGACCACATTATTTTACGTGTGGTGGGCTGCCCTAACGGTTGTGGTCGAGCCATGCTTGCCGAAGCTGGTTTAGTCGGTCGTGGTCCTGGCAAATACAACTTGTATTTAGGCGGCAACACTCAAGGCACCCGTATTCCAAAGCTGTATTTAGATAACGTGGCTGAAGCCGAAATTCTGCAGGCGCTGGATGGCTTGATTGGTCGTTGGGTGCTCGAACGCAGCAGCGGCGAATGTTTTGGTGATTTTGTCGTTCGTGTTGGCGTTGTAGCCGAAGTGAAAGTATCAAAAACCGACTTTCATGCCTGA